Proteins co-encoded in one Halorussus lipolyticus genomic window:
- a CDS encoding zinc-dependent metalloprotease, translating into MSIYRSVRAIADASGEGPIDWTAVAEAAKASTPPGSLELSETEKEGYAADVRDARNRVREVSGADFDVPETIEVQNRHHWIDANIDTFRRVMEPVEEHGPVAMPGVARTINTGTMSVMLTVLAKNVLGQYDPLLLADGDDHALYFVRPNIERIARELDVNYDRFRRWIAFHEVTHAAEFGAAPWLSDHLESRMESGIEALAGGHLDREAFKELDAAMTAVEGYAELLMDGAFDDEYADLREKMEARRQGGDPLSRLLRRMLGLGLKRRQYERGKAFFDAVSAERGIEGASAVWDRPENLPTDAELDDPDRWLARVNP; encoded by the coding sequence GTGAGCATCTATCGTAGCGTCCGGGCAATCGCCGACGCGTCTGGCGAGGGACCCATCGACTGGACGGCGGTCGCAGAGGCCGCCAAGGCATCGACTCCGCCGGGGTCGCTCGAGTTGTCCGAGACCGAGAAGGAAGGCTACGCCGCCGACGTGCGCGACGCTCGGAACAGAGTCCGCGAGGTTTCCGGGGCCGACTTCGACGTGCCCGAGACCATCGAGGTCCAGAACCGACACCACTGGATAGACGCCAACATCGACACCTTCCGGCGCGTGATGGAACCCGTCGAAGAACACGGGCCGGTCGCCATGCCCGGCGTCGCCCGGACCATCAACACCGGCACGATGTCAGTGATGCTGACGGTGCTGGCCAAGAACGTCCTCGGCCAGTACGACCCCCTGCTTCTGGCCGACGGCGACGACCACGCGCTGTACTTCGTCCGGCCGAACATCGAGCGCATCGCCCGCGAACTCGACGTGAACTACGACCGGTTCCGGCGGTGGATAGCCTTCCACGAGGTCACGCACGCCGCCGAGTTCGGCGCGGCCCCGTGGCTCTCGGACCACCTCGAATCCCGGATGGAGTCGGGCATCGAGGCGCTTGCAGGTGGCCATCTCGACCGGGAGGCCTTCAAGGAACTCGACGCCGCGATGACCGCCGTCGAGGGCTACGCCGAACTCCTGATGGACGGCGCGTTCGACGACGAGTACGCCGACCTGCGCGAGAAGATGGAGGCCCGCAGGCAGGGCGGCGACCCCCTGTCGAGACTCCTCCGGCGGATGCTCGGTCTCGGACTGAAGCGCAGACAGTACGAGCGCGGCAAGGCCTTCTTCGACGCCGTTTCGGCGGAGCGCGGTATCGAGGGGGCCAGCGCGGTCTGGGACCGCCCCGAGAATCTGCCCACCGACGCGGAACTCGATGACCCGGACCGGTGGCTAGCGCGGGTGAATCCGTAA
- a CDS encoding nuclear transport factor 2 family protein produces MNPTETVEEYYEALRRGEPLSPYFAEREDAVKFGVSERLAGYEAIAEGLREQTRTTEDWQVESRNLQIAVPESEGDSVASASVAWFTDDVALSWTELDGSRSADADPAETRHAFDTRWSGVLERELGERRVPPRGRERDDGEEPRWRFVQTHVSASHDL; encoded by the coding sequence ATGAACCCGACCGAGACCGTCGAGGAGTACTACGAGGCGCTCCGGCGGGGTGAACCCCTCTCGCCGTACTTCGCCGAGCGCGAGGACGCCGTGAAGTTCGGCGTCAGCGAGCGCCTCGCGGGCTACGAGGCCATCGCCGAGGGCCTCCGCGAGCAGACCCGGACTACCGAGGACTGGCAAGTCGAGAGCCGGAACCTACAAATCGCGGTGCCGGAGTCGGAGGGCGATAGCGTGGCGAGTGCGTCCGTCGCGTGGTTCACCGACGACGTGGCGCTGTCGTGGACCGAACTGGACGGCAGTCGCTCGGCCGATGCCGACCCAGCGGAGACCCGCCACGCATTCGATACGCGGTGGAGCGGCGTGCTGGAGCGAGAACTGGGCGAGCGTCGGGTACCGCCCCGAGGCAGAGAGAGAGACGATGGCGAGGAGCCACGCTGGCGGTTCGTCCAGACGCACGTCAGCGCGTCCCACGACCTCTGA
- a CDS encoding cob(I)yrinic acid a,c-diamide adenosyltransferase, whose product MKIYTGRGDEGQTDLRDMSRVSKASPRIEAYGTVDELNAVVGRVRPTGHDDVDDQLREIQNHLHVVQADFANPDPDDEDPVIRDEHVAQLEDWIDDYDDELEPLESFILPGGSDGGARLHHARTVCRRAERRAVALEADEDINETAVTYLNRLSDALFVLGRVVNQRDGVPEESPTY is encoded by the coding sequence ATGAAAATCTACACCGGTCGCGGTGACGAGGGCCAGACCGACCTCCGAGACATGTCCCGCGTCTCGAAGGCCAGTCCTCGAATCGAGGCCTACGGCACCGTAGACGAACTGAACGCCGTGGTCGGGCGCGTCCGACCCACGGGCCACGACGACGTGGACGACCAACTCCGGGAAATCCAGAACCACCTCCACGTCGTGCAGGCCGACTTCGCCAACCCCGACCCCGACGACGAGGACCCCGTTATCCGCGACGAACACGTCGCGCAACTCGAAGACTGGATAGACGACTACGACGACGAACTCGAACCGCTCGAATCGTTCATCCTGCCCGGCGGGAGCGACGGCGGGGCGCGACTTCACCACGCTCGGACGGTCTGCCGACGCGCCGAACGCCGCGCGGTGGCGCTGGAGGCCGACGAGGACATCAACGAAACGGCCGTCACCTACCTGAATCGACTCTCTGACGCCCTGTTCGTCCTCGGTCGCGTGGTCAACCAACGCGACGGCGTGCCCGAGGAGTCGCCGACCTACTGA
- a CDS encoding glutaredoxin family protein: protein MSIELYSLDGCPYCEKVHDALDDHGIEYETEWVEPLHSDRNEVKRVSGQRSVPVLVDHDSGVTMAESEKILEYVEASLA, encoded by the coding sequence ATGTCCATCGAACTCTACTCGCTCGACGGGTGTCCGTACTGCGAGAAGGTCCACGACGCGCTGGACGACCACGGCATCGAGTACGAGACCGAGTGGGTCGAACCGCTCCACTCCGACCGCAACGAGGTCAAGCGCGTCAGCGGCCAGCGCAGTGTACCGGTGCTGGTAGACCACGATTCGGGCGTCACGATGGCCGAGAGCGAGAAGATTCTGGAGTACGTCGAGGCCTCGCTGGCCTGA
- a CDS encoding cytochrome P450 has protein sequence MSQSPPQVDGLPLAGNIHQAIDPLEFGERCRDVSSPVVRGRIGPQTIYVVLDPNLVERVLSTENDRYRKTEMIRSSIDDSFEGYLTPDVISALRQAWQPILTMDRLQEYGRRVSHLVTEFWDRWADGEIRDAHREFRGLCLRLACELLLEEESSVSVGEYTSMVDGISQKYAPRKVLLDQLLPDWTPTATNRAYRGARDRLHEFLDQLLADQDPDGECLLAELLRLEADPESPVSRSEVRNELGVLLVGALEPLAVGLACACQCVATSERVQAGLQQEADRVLDGDHATIDHVTELQRAERAFRETLRLYPPLYTMFRETRDDVTLGGYELESDAQVWLSQWAIHRNPQNFDRPETYLPSRWQGNHDRAQFAYFPFGGGPRHCPSRRLSILVAKLTLATMARRFEITAEAEQPEFRPELALRPVDGIGLSVTRR, from the coding sequence ATGAGTCAGTCACCGCCGCAAGTCGATGGCCTTCCGCTCGCGGGGAACATCCACCAAGCCATCGACCCGCTCGAATTCGGCGAACGCTGTCGGGACGTGTCGTCGCCGGTCGTCCGGGGGCGCATCGGCCCACAGACCATCTACGTCGTCCTCGACCCGAACCTCGTGGAGCGAGTCCTCTCGACCGAGAACGACCGGTACCGGAAGACCGAGATGATACGGAGCAGTATCGACGACAGTTTCGAGGGGTATCTCACGCCCGACGTGATTTCGGCGCTCCGGCAGGCGTGGCAACCGATTCTGACGATGGACCGGTTGCAGGAGTACGGCCGGCGGGTCAGTCACCTCGTGACCGAGTTCTGGGACCGATGGGCCGACGGCGAAATCAGAGACGCCCACCGGGAGTTCCGCGGCCTCTGCCTGCGATTGGCGTGCGAGTTGCTCCTCGAAGAAGAGAGTTCCGTCAGCGTCGGCGAGTACACCTCGATGGTGGACGGAATCAGCCAGAAGTACGCGCCCCGGAAGGTCCTGCTCGATCAACTGCTCCCCGACTGGACTCCGACGGCGACCAACCGGGCGTACCGCGGTGCCCGCGACCGACTCCACGAGTTCCTCGACCAACTGCTGGCCGACCAAGACCCCGACGGCGAGTGCCTGCTGGCCGAACTGTTGCGACTCGAAGCCGACCCCGAGTCGCCGGTATCGCGCTCGGAAGTTCGGAACGAGTTGGGCGTCCTCCTCGTCGGTGCGCTCGAACCGCTGGCGGTCGGTCTCGCCTGCGCCTGCCAGTGCGTCGCCACGTCCGAGCGAGTGCAGGCGGGTCTCCAACAGGAGGCCGACCGGGTTCTCGACGGCGACCACGCGACCATCGACCACGTTACCGAACTACAGCGCGCCGAACGCGCCTTCCGCGAGACCCTGCGGTTGTACCCGCCGCTGTACACGATGTTCCGGGAAACCCGCGACGACGTGACCCTCGGCGGGTACGAACTCGAAAGCGACGCGCAGGTCTGGCTATCACAGTGGGCGATTCACCGGAATCCGCAGAACTTCGACCGGCCGGAGACGTATCTCCCGTCTCGCTGGCAGGGCAACCACGACCGCGCCCAGTTCGCATACTTCCCCTTCGGCGGCGGGCCGCGCCATTGCCCGAGTCGGCGGCTTTCGATACTGGTCGCAAAGCTGACGCTGGCGACGATGGCCCGCCGGTTCGAGATAACGGCCGAGGCCGAACAACCGGAGTTCCGGCCCGAACTCGCGCTTCGGCCCGTGGACGGTATCGGCCTCTCCGTGACGCGGCGATAG
- a CDS encoding helix-turn-helix domain-containing protein produces the protein MKYLRVSARIDPDRAPEFLRLLADSPDVQETRVLDWNRAESVSTVLYAIDGDIESFRASATDTPGIDSVEVTATEQNPSYVLVEARPLAIPVFDSVFQVLSRSGMVVRKPIIYRDCKVFGRIVGRSEPVEAALESAPNAFDLRVDEIRTYRGDPKRPEVALSDRQREAVEAALRLDYYDQPRGATHEDIADELGCAPATASDHLQKAERKIMSAVVDSFGPSV, from the coding sequence GTGAAGTATCTCCGCGTGAGCGCCCGCATCGACCCCGACCGAGCGCCCGAGTTCCTCAGGCTTCTCGCGGATTCTCCCGACGTGCAGGAGACGCGCGTCCTCGACTGGAATCGGGCCGAGAGCGTCTCGACTGTCCTCTACGCCATCGACGGCGACATCGAATCGTTCCGGGCGAGCGCGACCGACACGCCGGGCATCGACTCGGTGGAAGTAACCGCGACCGAACAGAACCCCTCGTACGTCCTCGTCGAGGCCCGACCCTTGGCGATACCCGTGTTCGATAGCGTCTTTCAGGTCCTCTCGCGGTCGGGAATGGTCGTCCGCAAGCCGATTATCTACCGCGACTGCAAGGTGTTCGGCAGAATCGTCGGCCGGTCGGAACCGGTCGAGGCCGCGCTCGAATCGGCCCCCAACGCCTTCGACCTCCGAGTGGACGAGATTCGGACCTATCGCGGCGACCCGAAGCGACCGGAAGTGGCGCTCAGCGACCGACAGCGGGAGGCCGTCGAGGCGGCGCTCCGACTCGACTACTACGACCAACCGCGGGGCGCGACCCACGAGGACATCGCCGACGAACTCGGGTGCGCTCCCGCGACGGCGAGCGACCACCTCCAGAAGGCCGAGCGGAAAATAATGAGCGCCGTCGTTGACAGCTTCGGCCCGAGCGTCTGA
- a CDS encoding efflux RND transporter permease subunit, which yields MSVAERVSSFITEHSRIVIVVMILALAVVGAGASNVEQSTSIESLASGSDAAETNSYVRENFSTSTREGNTTTALITVRNEEGNVLSKASLLRTLRYQQAVRSNETINDTLVDDRPTFGIANLVARAAIYSERRQQAKQARQGNATNGSAAMAASGAGGETPTLDEQIDQLESMDDAEVEQLVERMLAEDSQLPGNELAYRLLPTEYEAGSATADARLVVVTQQTEQPIRTGAAVSETVAEGEMAARDLAKQQPGPESYLAFGFGMVTYQENIAITDSFGIIGPLAILFVLVTLSIAYRDLLDIVLGLLGVFLVVHGTFGVMGWAGITFNQVMIAVPILLIGLSVDYALHVVMRYREERAENDTDVRTAMKDSLTSLGPALALVTATTSIGFLANLTSSVGALRTFGVVTAVGIVVTLVVFGVFIPALKSEIDSFLEGRGWDRSATPFGSGGRLRHLLRGGATLARRAPLAVLVLAVLVSACGAYGATQVESSFSSEAFIADDPAEWTDNLPEQMQPSDFFLKDSRQFIYENFQSPDKQGKILVRGNVTSPETLDSIAEGESAVSESSVTFVRPDGEPAIETPLSAMQTVADENETFNATFQSADTDGDGVPDRNLEAVYDDFYATAPDRAERTVYRTDDGTYEALKLRVAVVGTAGRAAIADELQNVAGAIETDDGTVTAAATGRPVVAKAAKERLTSTLVESLALTLVAILVLLAVVFRAKGGSATLGALTLTPVVFTVSWLLGTMAVLEIPISLTTALVGSISLGLGVDYAIHVSERFSHELESGVEPMTALERTVVGTGGALLSSAVTTAAGFGVLTFSLLPGLQRFGFILAVGIVYAFLASVFIQPSLLALWTRYGSPRAAQEATPTTADD from the coding sequence ATGTCGGTAGCGGAGCGAGTATCGTCGTTCATCACCGAACACAGTCGTATCGTCATCGTCGTGATGATACTGGCGCTGGCAGTCGTCGGTGCCGGTGCCAGCAACGTCGAGCAATCGACCTCGATAGAGTCGCTGGCCAGCGGGTCGGACGCGGCCGAGACCAACAGCTACGTCCGCGAGAACTTCTCGACCTCGACGCGCGAGGGGAACACGACGACGGCCCTCATCACGGTCAGAAACGAGGAGGGCAACGTTCTCTCGAAGGCGTCGTTACTTCGGACGCTTCGCTACCAGCAGGCCGTCCGGAGCAACGAGACCATAAACGACACGCTCGTTGACGACCGACCGACGTTCGGTATCGCCAACCTCGTTGCCCGCGCGGCAATCTACTCCGAGCGCCGCCAGCAGGCCAAACAGGCCCGACAGGGCAACGCCACCAACGGTTCGGCCGCGATGGCCGCTTCGGGCGCTGGCGGCGAGACCCCGACACTCGACGAGCAAATTGACCAGTTGGAGTCGATGGACGACGCCGAAGTCGAGCAACTCGTCGAGCGCATGCTGGCCGAGGACAGCCAGTTACCCGGAAACGAACTCGCCTACCGACTCCTGCCGACCGAGTACGAGGCCGGGTCCGCGACGGCCGACGCCCGACTGGTCGTCGTGACCCAGCAGACCGAACAGCCGATTCGGACCGGTGCCGCAGTCTCCGAGACGGTCGCCGAGGGCGAGATGGCCGCGCGCGACTTGGCGAAGCAACAGCCCGGACCCGAGTCGTACCTCGCGTTCGGGTTCGGCATGGTCACGTATCAGGAGAACATCGCCATCACCGATAGCTTCGGCATCATCGGCCCGCTGGCGATTCTGTTCGTTCTCGTCACGCTGTCTATCGCCTACCGCGACCTCCTCGACATCGTTCTCGGCCTGCTCGGGGTCTTCTTGGTCGTCCACGGCACCTTCGGCGTGATGGGATGGGCAGGCATCACGTTCAATCAGGTGATGATTGCGGTCCCGATTCTGCTCATCGGACTGTCGGTGGACTACGCGCTTCACGTCGTCATGCGGTACCGCGAGGAGCGCGCCGAGAACGACACCGACGTTCGCACCGCGATGAAGGACTCGCTGACCAGTCTCGGACCGGCGCTCGCGCTCGTCACGGCCACGACTTCCATCGGCTTCTTGGCCAACCTCACGAGTTCGGTGGGCGCGCTCCGGACGTTCGGCGTCGTCACCGCCGTCGGCATCGTGGTGACGCTGGTCGTCTTCGGTGTCTTCATCCCCGCGCTCAAGTCCGAAATCGACTCCTTCCTCGAAGGTCGGGGCTGGGACCGCTCGGCGACTCCCTTCGGGTCCGGCGGTCGGCTTCGACACCTCCTGCGCGGCGGCGCGACCCTCGCACGCCGGGCACCGCTCGCGGTCCTCGTCCTCGCGGTCCTCGTCAGTGCCTGCGGGGCCTACGGAGCGACGCAGGTCGAATCGTCGTTCTCCTCGGAGGCGTTCATCGCCGACGACCCGGCCGAGTGGACCGACAACCTCCCCGAGCAGATGCAACCGAGCGATTTCTTCCTCAAGGATAGCCGACAGTTCATCTACGAGAACTTCCAGTCGCCCGACAAGCAGGGCAAGATACTCGTCAGGGGGAACGTCACGAGTCCCGAGACCCTCGACAGCATCGCCGAGGGCGAGTCCGCCGTCAGCGAGTCGAGCGTGACGTTCGTCCGACCGGACGGCGAACCGGCCATCGAGACGCCCCTGTCGGCCATGCAGACGGTCGCGGACGAAAACGAGACGTTCAACGCGACCTTCCAGTCTGCGGACACCGACGGTGACGGTGTGCCCGACCGCAACCTCGAAGCGGTCTACGACGACTTCTACGCGACCGCACCGGACCGCGCCGAACGCACGGTCTACCGGACAGACGACGGCACCTACGAGGCCCTCAAGCTACGGGTCGCAGTCGTCGGGACGGCGGGCCGGGCGGCCATCGCCGACGAACTGCAGAACGTCGCCGGAGCGATAGAGACCGACGACGGAACGGTGACCGCGGCCGCGACCGGCAGACCGGTGGTCGCAAAGGCGGCCAAGGAACGGCTCACGTCGACGCTGGTCGAGAGCCTCGCACTCACGCTGGTCGCCATCCTCGTCCTGCTGGCCGTCGTGTTCCGCGCGAAGGGAGGGAGCGCCACCTTGGGCGCGCTGACGCTCACGCCGGTCGTCTTCACCGTGAGTTGGTTGCTCGGGACCATGGCGGTGCTCGAGATTCCCATCAGCCTGACGACCGCGCTCGTCGGCAGTATCTCGCTGGGTCTGGGCGTGGACTACGCTATCCACGTCAGCGAACGGTTCAGCCACGAACTCGAATCCGGCGTCGAACCGATGACGGCCCTCGAACGGACCGTGGTCGGGACCGGCGGTGCCCTGCTGAGTAGCGCGGTCACGACCGCGGCCGGGTTCGGCGTCCTGACCTTCTCGCTTCTGCCCGGTCTCCAGCGGTTCGGCTTCATTCTCGCGGTCGGCATCGTCTACGCCTTCCTCGCCAGCGTGTTCATCCAGCCGAGTCTCCTCGCGCTCTGGACGCGCTACGGGTCGCCGAGGGCGGCCCAAGAGGCGACGCCGACGACCGCAGACGACTGA
- a CDS encoding methyltransferase domain-containing protein gives MSLLEDKERAQLFYKYLSKVYDRVNPFIWNEEMRDEALSMLDIEDGDRVLDVGCGTGFGTEGLVRHSDDVHGLDQSVHQLEQAFEKFGDDDRVRFHRGDAERLPFADDAFDVLWSSGSIEYWPNPVAALREFRRAVEPGGQVLVVGPDSPKNSVFERVADAIMLFYDEEEADRMFTEAGFDDVEHRILQRSPTSPRAIATVARVPGE, from the coding sequence ATGAGCCTCCTCGAAGATAAGGAGCGGGCGCAACTGTTCTACAAGTACCTCTCGAAGGTGTATGACCGAGTGAACCCGTTCATCTGGAACGAGGAGATGCGCGACGAGGCCCTCTCGATGCTCGACATCGAGGACGGCGATAGGGTCCTCGACGTGGGATGCGGAACCGGGTTCGGAACCGAGGGACTGGTCCGCCACAGCGACGACGTTCACGGACTGGACCAGTCGGTCCACCAGCTGGAACAGGCCTTCGAGAAGTTCGGCGACGACGACCGGGTGCGGTTCCACCGCGGGGACGCCGAGCGCCTGCCCTTCGCCGACGACGCCTTCGACGTCCTCTGGTCGTCGGGGTCAATCGAGTACTGGCCCAACCCGGTCGCCGCGCTCCGGGAGTTCCGGCGGGCGGTCGAACCCGGCGGACAGGTGCTGGTCGTGGGTCCTGACTCCCCGAAGAACTCGGTGTTCGAGCGCGTCGCCGACGCCATCATGCTGTTCTACGACGAGGAGGAGGCCGACCGGATGTTCACTGAGGCCGGGTTTGACGACGTGGAACACCGGATTCTCCAGCGGTCGCCGACCAGTCCTCGGGCCATCGCTACCGTCGCCCGAGTTCCCGGCGAGTGA
- the thrS gene encoding threonine--tRNA ligase encodes MSQITVVLPDGSELELEEGATVEDAAFEIGPGLGRDTVAGVVDGDLVDKASELHEGAKLEIVTPSSDEYLDVLRHSAAHVFAQALQRLYPEARLTIGPWTDDGFYYDIYGVELEEEDLEEIEDEAYDIIDEDLEIERFERSRDEAFEVYDDNKFKREILDDEAGDEESISFYEQGEFEDLCKGPHVESTGEIGGFALLSISGAYWRGDENNEMLTRVYGTAFETEDELDEFIQRRQEAEERDHRKIGQEMDLFSIPDHSPGCAHYHPNGMTIRRELEDYIRSKNDELGYDEVWTPELNKAELWKPTGHYDNFKEEGEMFAWEQDDTEYGLKPMNCANHAHIYDDQQYSYRDLPVRFSEFGTVYRNEQSGELSGLLRVRGLTQDDGHAFIRKDQIREEITQTLSIIEDIYGHFDLEVLYKLETKGDNAVGSDEIWEEATDALKHALDSEGLDYDVEEGEAAFYGPKIGLDARDAIGREWTIGTVQLDFNIPERLDLTYTGKDNEEHRPVMVHRALLGSFERFMGVMIEHFKGNFPTWLAPEQVRILPVSDDNIGYAKQLQNRYLGDFRVEIEDRSWTVGKKIQQAHDDNVPYMLIVGDDEEETGTISVRDRQERSRDDVAVEAFRDHLEEEVADKATDVTFLE; translated from the coding sequence ATGAGCCAGATTACGGTCGTCCTTCCAGACGGTTCCGAACTCGAACTGGAGGAGGGCGCGACGGTCGAGGACGCGGCGTTCGAAATCGGTCCCGGTCTCGGCCGGGACACCGTGGCAGGGGTCGTAGACGGTGACCTCGTGGACAAAGCCAGCGAACTCCACGAGGGCGCGAAACTCGAAATCGTCACGCCCTCCAGCGACGAGTACCTCGACGTGCTTCGCCACTCGGCGGCCCACGTCTTCGCCCAAGCCCTCCAGCGCCTCTACCCCGAGGCCCGACTGACCATCGGCCCGTGGACCGACGACGGGTTCTACTACGACATCTACGGCGTCGAACTCGAAGAGGAGGACCTCGAAGAAATCGAAGACGAGGCCTACGACATCATCGACGAGGACCTCGAAATCGAACGCTTCGAGCGCTCCCGCGACGAGGCCTTCGAGGTCTACGACGACAACAAGTTCAAGCGCGAGATTCTGGACGACGAGGCTGGCGACGAGGAGTCCATCTCCTTCTACGAGCAGGGCGAGTTCGAGGACCTCTGCAAGGGTCCTCACGTCGAATCGACCGGCGAAATCGGCGGGTTCGCCTTGCTGTCGATTTCGGGTGCCTACTGGCGCGGCGACGAGAACAACGAGATGCTGACTCGCGTCTACGGCACGGCCTTCGAAACCGAAGACGAGCTGGACGAGTTCATCCAGCGCAGACAAGAGGCCGAGGAGCGCGACCACCGCAAAATCGGCCAAGAGATGGACCTCTTTTCGATTCCGGACCACTCGCCGGGATGCGCTCACTACCACCCCAACGGGATGACCATCCGGCGCGAACTCGAAGACTACATCCGGTCGAAGAACGACGAACTCGGCTACGACGAGGTGTGGACGCCCGAACTCAACAAGGCCGAACTCTGGAAGCCCACCGGCCACTACGACAACTTCAAGGAAGAAGGCGAGATGTTCGCGTGGGAACAGGACGACACCGAGTACGGCCTGAAGCCGATGAACTGCGCGAACCACGCCCACATCTACGACGACCAGCAGTACTCCTACCGTGACCTCCCTGTCCGGTTCTCGGAGTTCGGCACGGTCTACCGCAACGAGCAGTCGGGCGAACTCTCGGGCCTCCTCCGGGTTCGGGGGCTAACGCAGGACGACGGCCACGCCTTCATCCGGAAGGACCAGATTCGAGAGGAGATTACCCAGACGCTCAGCATCATCGAGGACATCTACGGCCACTTCGACCTCGAAGTCCTCTACAAACTCGAAACGAAGGGCGACAACGCGGTCGGAAGCGACGAGATTTGGGAGGAGGCCACCGACGCGCTGAAACACGCCCTCGACTCCGAGGGCCTCGACTACGACGTAGAGGAGGGCGAGGCCGCCTTCTACGGGCCGAAAATCGGCCTCGATGCGCGGGACGCCATCGGCCGAGAGTGGACCATCGGCACGGTCCAACTCGACTTCAACATCCCCGAGCGACTGGACCTGACCTACACGGGCAAGGACAACGAGGAGCATCGCCCGGTGATGGTCCACCGCGCCCTGCTGGGGTCGTTCGAGCGATTCATGGGCGTGATGATAGAACACTTCAAGGGCAACTTCCCGACGTGGCTGGCCCCCGAGCAGGTCCGCATCCTGCCCGTGAGCGACGACAACATCGGCTACGCCAAACAGCTTCAGAACCGGTATCTGGGCGACTTCCGGGTCGAAATCGAGGACCGGTCGTGGACGGTCGGCAAGAAGATTCAGCAGGCCCACGACGACAACGTGCCCTACATGCTCATCGTCGGCGACGACGAGGAGGAGACCGGCACCATCTCGGTCCGGGACCGACAGGAGCGTTCGCGCGACGACGTGGCGGTCGAAGCCTTCCGTGACCACCTCGAAGAAGAAGTCGCGGACAAGGCGACGGACGTGACTTTCCTCGAATAA
- a CDS encoding class I SAM-dependent methyltransferase — protein MRELSLNDLPKHSPWPGRLLGRDDWAEQPGHGGVGIDAYDEVYATLLGLARENPEMGFREVQRSANHHAEESPVAISRAEDLFLVDVDEKQTLQDEATVAALAGLLDGGETVVSLGCGWGYELGVLAEAYPDCEFVGGDPTESGVALGRELFGDHDRIRVEPFDFRDDEWDLLEEVLEASESDDEVVLFTQGSLTALPSVHDIVSETLTDYADRVKAGVHLEHVYELHPEETLLGLLRRQYTDFRNYNDDLLASLQAAGGIDIATATYDVVGGNPLHPLSEIRWESV, from the coding sequence ATGCGCGAACTCTCGCTGAACGACCTGCCGAAGCACTCGCCGTGGCCCGGCCGCCTCCTCGGACGCGACGACTGGGCCGAGCAACCCGGCCACGGCGGCGTCGGCATCGACGCCTACGACGAGGTGTACGCCACCCTCCTCGGCCTCGCCCGCGAGAACCCCGAGATGGGCTTCCGCGAGGTCCAGCGGTCGGCCAACCACCACGCCGAGGAGAGTCCGGTCGCCATCTCCCGCGCCGAGGACCTCTTTCTCGTAGACGTAGACGAAAAGCAGACGCTACAGGACGAGGCCACCGTGGCCGCGCTCGCCGGACTCCTCGACGGCGGCGAGACGGTGGTCTCGCTCGGGTGCGGGTGGGGCTACGAATTGGGCGTCCTCGCGGAGGCCTACCCGGACTGCGAGTTCGTCGGCGGCGACCCCACCGAGAGCGGCGTGGCACTCGGCCGGGAACTGTTCGGCGACCACGACCGTATCCGGGTCGAACCCTTCGACTTTCGGGACGACGAGTGGGACCTTCTGGAGGAGGTCCTCGAAGCCAGCGAGAGCGACGACGAGGTAGTTCTGTTCACGCAGGGGTCGCTGACCGCGCTCCCGAGCGTTCACGACATCGTGTCCGAGACTCTGACGGACTACGCCGACCGCGTGAAAGCCGGCGTCCACCTCGAACACGTCTACGAACTCCACCCCGAGGAGACCCTGCTGGGCCTCCTCCGGCGGCAGTACACGGATTTCCGGAACTACAACGACGACCTGCTGGCGTCGTTGCAGGCCGCCGGGGGCATCGACATCGCCACCGCAACCTACGACGTTGTGGGCGGGAATCCCCTGCATCCCCTCTCGGAGATTCGCTGGGAGTCCGTGTGA
- a CDS encoding response regulator, whose translation MAPDLLIVDDSDFQRTMIRQAVGDDFTIVGEASNGVEAVEMYENHRPDAITMDIMMPEMDGVEATDRIKSSDNPPTIVMVTSVDQNSKMKQAVKAGADGYVTKPFEPEDIKAELSNVL comes from the coding sequence ATGGCTCCCGATTTGCTCATCGTGGACGACAGCGACTTTCAGCGGACGATGATACGGCAGGCGGTCGGCGACGACTTCACCATCGTCGGCGAGGCCAGTAACGGCGTCGAGGCGGTCGAGATGTACGAGAACCACCGCCCCGACGCGATTACGATGGACATCATGATGCCCGAGATGGACGGGGTCGAGGCGACCGACCGCATCAAGTCCAGCGACAACCCGCCGACCATCGTGATGGTGACGAGCGTGGACCAGAACAGCAAGATGAAACAGGCGGTCAAGGCGGGTGCCGACGGCTACGTCACCAAGCCCTTCGAACCCGAGGACATCAAGGCGGAACTCTCGAACGTTCTGTGA